One Betta splendens chromosome 16, fBetSpl5.4, whole genome shotgun sequence genomic window carries:
- the LOC114843495 gene encoding neurexophilin 1, with protein sequence MRGDAPRRGMKTACLWASAALLSLVSLVTSADSPESSKSKMKPYWTESSKAFSISRLLSQNLYGKENFTSLDLNYDDGDSFSKHEQWSWLYNVSNPRDPRPRTKRRPIVKTGKFKKMFGWGDFHSNIKTVKLNLLITGKIVDHGNGTFSVYFRHNSTGQGNVSVGLVPPTKAVEFQVQQQHQQYQQQHTALETKDTKLFNCRVEYEKVEKGTRNSLCAHDPSQSCPQEQTQSHVSWLCSKPFKVICIFITFYSTDYKLVQKVCPDYNYHSDTPYLPTG encoded by the exons ATGAGGGGAGACGCTCCGCGGAGAGGCATGAAGACCGCATGTCTGTGGGCCAGCGCCGCGCTGCTGTCACTCGTCTCTCTG GTTACGAGCGCCGATTCACCAGAGAGCTCAAAGTCCAAAATGAAGCCCTACTGGACTGAAAGCAGCAAAGCCTTCTCCATCAGCCGCCTGCTGTCCCAGAACCTGTACGGCAAAGAGAACTTCACGTCTCTGGACCTGAACTACGACGACGGGGACTCCTTCTCCAAGCACGAGCAGTGGAGCTGGCTTTACAACGTCTCCAACCCCCGCGACCCTCGACCCAGGACAAAGAGGAGGCCCATCGTCAAGACCGGCAAGTTCAAGAAGATGTTCGGCTGGGGCGACTTCCACTCCAACATCAAGACGGTGAAGCTCAACCTTCTCATCACCGGTAAAATCGTGGATCACGGCAACGGGACCTTCAGCGTCTACTTCCGCCACAACTCCACCGGTCAGGGCAACGTGTCCGTGGGACTGGTTCCTCCCACCAAAGCCGTGGAGTtccaggtgcagcagcagcaccagcagtaccagcagcagcacacggcCCTGGAGACCAAGGACACCAAGCTCTTCAACTGCAGGGTGGAGTACGAGAAGGTGGAGAAGGGCACCAGGAACTCGCTGTGCGCCCACGACCCCTCGCAGAGCTGCCCGCAGGAGCAGACCCAGAGCCACGTGTCCTGGCTGTGCTCCAAGCCCTTCAAGGTCATCTGCATCTTCATCACCTTCTACAGCACCGACTACAAGCTGGTGCAGAAGGTGTGTCCCGACTACAACTACCACAGCGACACGCCCTACCTCCCCACCGGGTGA